ATACCGGAATGGGCAGGGCATGCTGATGCCCGCAAACCCGGATCACCGCCCGATTCGTGTCACTCCGGATCAGGATTTTCAAGTATGGGGCGTGGTGACCCATGTCATCCACGCCGTTTGAGGCTGTTCGAGGGAGGCATGCCGGTGTTTGCGCTGGTGGACTGCAATAATTTTTATGCGTCCTGCGAGCGGGTCTTCGATCCGTCGCTCCGCGGACGTCCGGTGGTGGTGCTGTCGAACAACGACGGTTGCATCGTGTCGCGTTCCAACGAGGCGAAGGCGCTGGGTATTCCCATGGGCGTGCCTTTCCACCAATGGGAAACGCTTATTACACGCAAGGGCGTGCGGGTGTGCTCGTCGAACTATCCGCTGTATGGCGACATGTCGCGGCGGGTGATGGGGGTGCTGGCGGCCAGTGTGCCCGCGATGGAAACGTATTCCATTGACGAGGCGTTTCTTTCGTTGTCCGCCTTTGCGCCGGATGGCCTTTCGGAAATGGCGCGGGAACTGGCCGGGCGGGTGCTCCGTTGGACGGGCATTCCGGTAAGCATCGGGATCGGCCCGACCAAGACGCTGGCCAAGGCGGCCAACAAACTGGCCAAGCGCGGTTTGGGCGCCGGGGGCGTGTTGAACTGGCGCGAGGAACCCGCGGCGGACGAATGCCTGGCCGCTCTTGCCGTGGAGGATGTATGGGGCGTGGGGATGCGTCTCAAGGCGGCGCTGGAACGCATGGGCGTGCGCACCGCGCTCGATCTCGCGCGAATGGACCCGGACCGGCTACGGCGGCGCTTCAACGTATGCGTGATGCGCACGGCCTTGGAACTACGCGGCATGGCCTGTTATCCGCTGGGAAGCGGTCCCCCACTCCGGGAGACGATCGTGTGTTCGCGCACGTTCGGCGGGCCGGTGGCGGATTTCTCGGCGCTGCGCGAGGCCCTTTGCGCGTATACGGTGCGCGCCGCCGAAAAAC
The sequence above is drawn from the Candidatus Hydrogenedentota bacterium genome and encodes:
- a CDS encoding Y-family DNA polymerase, yielding MPVFALVDCNNFYASCERVFDPSLRGRPVVVLSNNDGCIVSRSNEAKALGIPMGVPFHQWETLITRKGVRVCSSNYPLYGDMSRRVMGVLAASVPAMETYSIDEAFLSLSAFAPDGLSEMARELAGRVLRWTGIPVSIGIGPTKTLAKAANKLAKRGLGAGGVLNWREEPAADECLAALAVEDVWGVGMRLKAALERMGVRTALDLARMDPDRLRRRFNVCVMRTALELRGMACYPLGSGPPLRETIVCSRTFGGPVADFSALREALCAYTVRAAEKLRRQRSRAHLLHVFLMTNPFQPEKPQYANAALRTFPMPTSHTPVLIRAAADGLEEIFRSGYHYKRVGVTLAGIVPDRPVQGDLFAADDAPSDRLMRTVDRINGEWGCDTLVFAAAGIARPWKMRQRRLSRRYTTRWNELPVARAS